One Molothrus aeneus isolate 106 chromosome 29, BPBGC_Maene_1.0, whole genome shotgun sequence genomic region harbors:
- the PDLIM2 gene encoding PDZ and LIM domain protein 2 isoform X3: protein MPVTVTLPGPAPWGFRISGGRDFRKPITVSKVTEHGKAAAGDLRPGDVIVTINGESTAEMLNVEAQNKIKQSPGQLRLEVERSPVPYPSHTNGDASLEGLATRFQDTLLMPSESQSALRTLDPSLASLSASSQPLEQELTCPGLRQERRLSRQSSSQGPVLPPPPRPPSPELGAPQTPWAAPGGRRLSSPCASTCLSQGSEPAMRRLEEDSEVYKMLQENRELRAAPRQSSTFRLLQEALEDEEGGGPAGPFPSRLSAGARRPVAGVQKLHVCEKCGSSIATQAVRIQDGRYRHPSCYTCADCGLSLKMRGHFWVGDELFCEKHARLRYQGPPGAPVPRPVSPPVSPRS from the exons ATGccggtgacagtgacactgcccggcccggccccgtgGGGCTTCCGCATCTCCGGGGGCAGAGATTTCAGGAAGCCCATCACCGTCTCCAAG GTGACGGAGCACGGGAAGGCGGCCGCGGGTGACCTCCGGCCGGGGGATGTCATTGTCACCATCAATGGGGAGAGCACGGCTGAGATGCTCAACGTGGAGGCGCAGAACAAGATCAAGCAGAGCCCGGGGCAGCTCCGGCTGGAGGTGGAGAG GTCCCCGGTGCCATATCCCAGCCACACCAACGGGGACGCCTCGCTGGAGGGGTTGGCCACGCGTTTCCAG gacacGCTGCTGATGCCGAGTGAGAGCCAAAGTGCCCTGAGGACCCTCGACCCCAGCCTGGCATCCCTCAGTGCCAG ctcacagccCTTGGAGCAGGAGCTCACCTGTCCCGGCCTCCGCCAG gAGCGACGCCTGAGCcgccagagcagctcccaggggccCGTCCTGCCTCCCCCACCCCGGCCACCCTCACCGGAGCTCggagccccccaaaccccctgggcagcccccgGGGGGAGGCGCCTCTCGTCCCCCTGCGCCAGCACCTGCCTCAG TCAGGGCTCGGAGCCGGCCATGAGGCGCTTGGAGGAGGACTCGGAGGTTTACAAGATGCTGCAGGAGAACCGGGAGCTGCGGGCGGCCCCGCGGCAATCCAGCACCTTCCGCCTGCTCCAGGAGGCgctggaggatgaggaaggag GAGGTCCCGCAGGGCCCTTCCCCAGCCGCCTCTCGGCCGGGGCCCGCAGGCCCGTGGCCGGGGTGCAGAAGCTGCACGTCTGTGAGAAGTGCGGGAGCAGCATCGc GACACAGGCGGTGCGGATCCAGGACGGCCGCTACCGGCACCCGTCCTGCTACACCTGCGCCGACTGCGGCCTCAGCCTGAAGATGCGCGGCCACTTCTGGGTGGGGGACGAGCTGTTCTGCGAGAAACACGCCCGCCTGCGCTACCAGGGCCCCCCGGGGGCGCCCGTGCCCCGGCCCGTgtccccccccgtgtccccccgctCCTGA
- the PDLIM2 gene encoding PDZ and LIM domain protein 2 isoform X1, with product MGCPAPPGCAGMGGMGSGVDLGGAAAHSHPSHWSPGLRRSPGCHGDPVPPPGDPQRPSPLWICCGMKDWGCWSSLGVGRCCGAAEPVPRCHILPSKPHWLGSARPQRRPCCQGFTNFLPCSSSWERPWLSQLHRRVPGTPGEGAASPGGQEEEAVAADTLRGPGSPPRKENAAGAGDPRGAAGTGRPSLCGLWVGGGGVPSASSPQHPGSLTPRSCPPRAAAAMPVTVTLPGPAPWGFRISGGRDFRKPITVSKVTEHGKAAAGDLRPGDVIVTINGESTAEMLNVEAQNKIKQSPGQLRLEVERSPVPYPSHTNGDASLEGLATRFQDTLLMPSESQSALRTLDPSLASLSASSQPLEQELTCPGLRQERRLSRQSSSQGPVLPPPPRPPSPELGAPQTPWAAPGGRRLSSPCASTCLSQGSEPAMRRLEEDSEVYKMLQENRELRAAPRQSSTFRLLQEALEDEEGGGPAGPFPSRLSAGARRPVAGVQKLHVCEKCGSSIATQAVRIQDGRYRHPSCYTCADCGLSLKMRGHFWVGDELFCEKHARLRYQGPPGAPVPRPVSPPVSPRS from the exons ATgggctgcccagctcccccaggctgtgccgggatgggtgggatggggtCTGGTGTGGATTTAGGGGGTGCAGCTGCCCATTCCCACCCATCCCATTGGAGCCCAGGGCTGCGCCGCTCACCGGGGTGCCACGGggaccctgtgccacccccggGGGATCCTCAGCGTCCTTCACCGCTGTGGATTTGCTGCGGGATGAAGGACTGGGGCTGCTGGTCCTCGCTGGGTGTCGGGCGCTGCTGTGGTGCAGCAGAACCCGTCCCTCGCTGCCACATCCTCCCCTCCAAACCCCACTGGCTCGGCTCTGCCAGGCCACAGCGCCGGCCTTGCTGCCAAGGCTTCACCAATTTCCTGCcttgctccagctcctgggaacGACCTTGGCTGTCTCAGCTGCACCGCCGGGTGCCTGGGACCCCCGGGGAGGGAGCCGCCAGCCCTGGGGGACAAGAGGAAGAGGCGGTGGCTGCTGACACCCTGCGAGGACCTGGGTCCCCTCCCCGGAAGGAAAACGCTGCGGGCGCTGGGGACCCTCGGGGTGCAGCGGGGACAGGGAGGCCCTCGTTGTGCGGTCTGTGGGTAGGAGGAGGGGGGGTcccctctgcctcatccccTCAGCACCCGGGATCGCTGACACCTCGCTCCTGCCCGCCGAGAGCCGCCGCTGCCATGccggtgacagtgacactgcccggcccggccccgtgGGGCTTCCGCATCTCCGGGGGCAGAGATTTCAGGAAGCCCATCACCGTCTCCAAG GTGACGGAGCACGGGAAGGCGGCCGCGGGTGACCTCCGGCCGGGGGATGTCATTGTCACCATCAATGGGGAGAGCACGGCTGAGATGCTCAACGTGGAGGCGCAGAACAAGATCAAGCAGAGCCCGGGGCAGCTCCGGCTGGAGGTGGAGAG GTCCCCGGTGCCATATCCCAGCCACACCAACGGGGACGCCTCGCTGGAGGGGTTGGCCACGCGTTTCCAG gacacGCTGCTGATGCCGAGTGAGAGCCAAAGTGCCCTGAGGACCCTCGACCCCAGCCTGGCATCCCTCAGTGCCAG ctcacagccCTTGGAGCAGGAGCTCACCTGTCCCGGCCTCCGCCAG gAGCGACGCCTGAGCcgccagagcagctcccaggggccCGTCCTGCCTCCCCCACCCCGGCCACCCTCACCGGAGCTCggagccccccaaaccccctgggcagcccccgGGGGGAGGCGCCTCTCGTCCCCCTGCGCCAGCACCTGCCTCAG TCAGGGCTCGGAGCCGGCCATGAGGCGCTTGGAGGAGGACTCGGAGGTTTACAAGATGCTGCAGGAGAACCGGGAGCTGCGGGCGGCCCCGCGGCAATCCAGCACCTTCCGCCTGCTCCAGGAGGCgctggaggatgaggaaggag GAGGTCCCGCAGGGCCCTTCCCCAGCCGCCTCTCGGCCGGGGCCCGCAGGCCCGTGGCCGGGGTGCAGAAGCTGCACGTCTGTGAGAAGTGCGGGAGCAGCATCGc GACACAGGCGGTGCGGATCCAGGACGGCCGCTACCGGCACCCGTCCTGCTACACCTGCGCCGACTGCGGCCTCAGCCTGAAGATGCGCGGCCACTTCTGGGTGGGGGACGAGCTGTTCTGCGAGAAACACGCCCGCCTGCGCTACCAGGGCCCCCCGGGGGCGCCCGTGCCCCGGCCCGTgtccccccccgtgtccccccgctCCTGA
- the C29H8orf58 gene encoding uncharacterized protein C8orf58 homolog has translation MLRRRGAFRVQPLRADPDGPWDSAESCIVRTSASVYRRLQESPRQPRRGMSSRGPPSSPPAVGRLLKSESEDSGVEMASNEHSPCAPLGPESRFSLDAFSGEQRPGEEQRPGEEQPPRSRSASRRLLQAAQRSRRQRCPRQLSRRSASAADLAEPPRDPEETEGAAEGPPRDPRAAPEVSGQGLRYLEHVCQMLERLARLQQDNRALRQQAAGARTATLPSRQHPRQDLGTWRGEGFRQRSCSDSQAPAAEPGPCRRLWGHSVSSPSLLEPAEGGGAVPAPDKDGRSHWGRVKVLLTRLTRRSLRGGRCR, from the exons ATGCTGCGCCGCCGCGGAGCCTTCAGGGTGCAGCCGCTCCGTGCTGACCCCG ATGGTCCCTGGGACTCGGCCGAGAGCTGCATCGTGCGCACCTCCGCCAGCGTCTACCGCCGGCTGCAGGAGAGCCCGCGGCAGCCCCGGCGGGGAATGAGCAGCCGGGgaccccccagcagccccccggCCGTCGGGAGGCTCCTCAAGTCCGAGTCCGAGGATTCCGGCGTGGAGATGGCCAGCAACGAGCACTCGCCCTGCGCCCCGCTGGGCCCCGAGAGCCGCTTCTCCCTGGACGCTTTTTCGGGGGAGCAGCGCCCCGGAGAGGAGCAGCGCCCCGGAGAGGAGCAGCCCCCTCGGAGCCGCTCTGCCAGCCggaggctgctgcaggcagcgcAGCGGAGCAGGAGGCAGCGCTGCCCGCGACAGCTCAGCCGGCGCAGCGCCAGCGCCGCCGACCTGGCCgagcccccccgggaccccGAGGAGACCGAGGGGGCTGCGGAGGGGCCTCCTCGGGACCCCCGGGCCGCGCCCGAGGTGTCGGGGCAGGGGCTGCGCTACCTGGAGCACGTGTGCCAGATGCTGGAGCGCCTGGCGCGGCTGCAGCAGGACAACCGCGCCCTCCGGCAGCAGGCGGCCGGAGCCCGCACGGCCACCCTG cccagccggcAGCACCCGAGGCAGGATTTGGGCACCTGGAGGGGTGAGGGGTTCCGGCAGCGCTCCTGCTCCGACAGCCAGGCGCCAG CAGCCGAGCCCGGGCCGTGCCGGCGGTTGTGGGGACACTCGgtcagctcccccagcctgctggAGCCCGCCGAGGGCGGCGGGGCTGTCCCGGCACCGGACAAG GACGGGCGCTCGCACTGGGGCCGGGTGAAGGTGCTGCTCACCCGCCTCACCCGCCGCTCCCTGCGCGGCGGCCGCTGCAGGTAG
- the SORBS3 gene encoding LOW QUALITY PROTEIN: vinexin (The sequence of the model RefSeq protein was modified relative to this genomic sequence to represent the inferred CDS: inserted 1 base in 1 codon), protein MSSTPWLHSLDPIPGNVTGNSEWAGPAPERGALGGQRTPGVGGAGAHGDPAPARTEPPGGCSWGALPASPPXCAEGPPAPSPGKVRAVDFSSAPLAAPSRSPRGSPKPRRFPGGPRWHRPGAPEHHPAPPAMAGRLLPPDTSAALAVEDVPHLLPALQVSPQHTVTRVPVIRHRGSNTLNFHFHEPESRGTAQNSQGAPKSSVNEWYQTWPAKETKAPSPQVPAQPSPSPRAAPACPRPPGWSATWTKDSKRRERRWVKYDGIGPVDETGMPLASRSSVDSPRDWYRSMFRQIHRKLPEPDWDSHSCPTTAPPSPPKPRRRGSAPAEPPGMPNGMDWSRWGATGATAEPGSIFDYEPGEFSPREQSPAAARPKRAQSIEVLLEQELEQLSEELDKDMRDMETRRTPRQSPAAAPTARSPAPASPAARSPLSPQRLWSPPASHHSPATPSMERAGLGLASDRSPGRDTLRPGTLPSLSDLGEPVEAVKREEKKMKAARLKFNFQAESPKELTLQKGDIVYIHKEVDRNWLEGEHHGRVGIFPSNYVEILPPTEVPKPIKAPTLQVLEYGEALALYNFRGDLHVELSFRKGERICLVRRVNENWYEGRISGTSRQGIFPATYVQVLKEPRVKTTAEDIPSSPGPASPRPAAGSPSLQRSPGPRIPQAPAGSPREAKRGPGVSGGRPSSPRHLGATFPPSPKLPHAGTPSPLVASASPPHPAWSPEQRPTPAAQSSARPEPAPSYNGSEIRWTPYRALYQYRPQNADELELLEGDRVDVMQQCDDGWFVGVSRRTQKFGTFPGNYVAPV, encoded by the exons ATGAGTTCAACCCCTTGGCTCCATTccctggatcccatccctggaaatgtcacTGGAAACTCTGAATGGGCCGGCCCCGCTCCAGAGCGGGGAGCGCTGGGGGGGCAGCGCAccccgggggtggggggggccGGGGCACACGGGGACCCAGCGCCGGCCAGGACGGAGCCTCCCGGGGGATGCTCTTGGGGGGCTCTCCCCGCCAGCCCCC CATGCGCTGAGGGCCCCCCCGCTCCCTCTCCCGGCAAAGTTCGTGCCGTGGATTTTTCTTCCGCGCCGCTCGCGGCTCCGTCCCGCTCGCCCCGGGGCTCCCCAAAACCCCGGCGCTTCCCGGGGGGGCCCCGCTGGCACCGCCCAGGAG CTCCGGAGCATCATCCCGCCCCCCCGGCCATGGCGGGCCGGCTCCTGCCCCCCGACACCAGCGCGGCCCTGGCTGTGGAGGACGTTCCCCacctcctcccagctctgcaggtgtcCCCGCAGCACACGGTGACACGG gtgCCCGTCATCCGCCACCGCGGCTCCAACACCCTCAACTTCCACTTCCATGAGCCGGAGAGCCGCGGCACCGCCCAGAACAGCCAGGGAGCTCCCAAGAGCTCAG TGAATGAGTGGTACCAGACCTGGCCAGCCAAGGAGACCaaagcccccagcccccaggtgcccgcccagcccagccccagccccagggccgCCCCCGCCTGCCCGCGGCCCCCGGGCTGGTCGGCGACCTGGACCAAGGACAGCAAGCGGCGGGAGAGGCGCTGGGTGAAGTACGATGGCATCGGGCCCGTGGACGAGACGGGGATGCCCCTGGCCTCACGCTCG AGCGTGGACAGCCCCCGGGACTGGTACCGCAGCATGTTCCGGCAGATCCACCGCAAGCTGCCAG agccCGACTGGGACAGCCATTCCTGCCCCACCACGGCGCCTCCATCGCCCCCCAAGCCGCGGAGGAGGGGCTCGGCCCCGGCTGAGCCCCCCGGAATGCCCAACGGGATGGACtg GAGCCGCTGGGGCGCCACCGGTGCCACCGCCGAGCCCGGCAGCATTTTTGACTACGAACCAGGGGAGTTCTCTCCGCGGGAGCAG AGCCCGGCAGCAGCGCGGCCGAAGCGGGCTCAGTCCATCGAG gtgctgctggagcaggagctggagcagctcagcgAGGAGCTGGACAAGGACATGAGGGACATGGAGACGCGGCGGACTCCCCGCCAG AGCCCGGCGGCTGCTCCCACCGCTCGCTCCCCTGCTCCGGCCTCCCCGGCTGCTCG GAGCCCCCTGTCACCCCAGCGGCTGTGGAGCCCCCCTGCCAGCCACCACTCACCTGCCACCCCCAGCATGGagcgggctgggctggggctggccagTGACCggagccctggcagag ACACCCTCAGGCCAGGGACCCTCCCCAGCTTGTCGGACCTGGGGGAGCCCGTGGAGGCCGTCAagagggaggagaagaag atGAAAGCTGCTCGCCTCAAGTTCAACTTCCAAGCTGAGTCTCCCAA GGAGCTGACGCTGCAGAAGGGGGACATCGTCTACATCCATAAGGAGGTGGACAGGAACTGGCTGGAGGGGGAGCACCACGGCCGCGTGGGCATCTTCCCCTCCAACTACGTGGAG ATCCTGCCCCCCACGGAGGTGCCCAAGCCCATCAAGGCTCCCACGCTCCAGGTGCTGGAATACGGCGAGGCACTGGCGCTCTACAACTTCCGAGGGGATCTGCACGTGGAGCTCTCCTTTCGCAAG GGCGAGCGGATCTGCCTGGTGCGGAGGGTGAACGAGAACTGGTACGAGGGGCGGATCTCGGGCACCAGCCGCCAGGGCATCTTCCCCGCCACCTACGTGCAGGTGCTGAAGGAGCCGCGGGTCAAAACCACCGCCGAGGACATCCCCTCGTCTCCCGGCCCCGCCAGCCCCCGGCCCGCGGCCGGATCCCCGTCCCTGCAGCGCTCGCCCGGCCCCCGCATCCCCCAGGCTCCCGCGGGATCCCCCCGGGAAGCCAAGCGGGGTCCCGGGGTGTCGGGCGGGCGCCCGTCCTCCCCGCGCCACCTCGGTGCCaccttccccccctccccaaagctgccccacgctggcacccccagccccttggTGGCCTCTGCCAGCCCCCCACACCCTGCCTGGAGCCCCGAGCAG CGCCCGACCCCGGCGGCACAAAGCAGCGCCCGGCCCGAGCCCGCCCCGTCCTACAACGGCTCCGAGATCCGGTGGACTCC GTACCGGGCGCTCTACCAGTACCGGCCCCAAAACGCCGacgagctggagctgctggaaggggaCAGGGTGGATGTCATGCAGCAGTGCGACGACGGCTGGTTTGTGG GAGTGTCCAGGAGGACGCAGAAATTCGGCACTTTCCCCGGGAATTACGTGGCGCCGGTGTGA
- the LOC136567701 gene encoding uncharacterized protein isoform X1 has protein sequence MMGRCPREHRGFLAGGSPVWGVEEEGEDEEGVRCCSGAAGAPPGAASSARDGEEDAACAAGEEDAAPSRGQGSPISGGCRSSSRHRSRPAALGSSWSRSSRIPALLPRTGPGEEEEGGLSLSVPPQNHLERGEAPEQLTRNIQVCQGQVLAGRSFGFPGVWSRRSLVPPRGKEGTFIMSTRTSPGDTPSPPCPPAVAAGRRQRARAARR, from the exons ATGATGGGAAGATGCCCCCGGGAGCATCGCGGCTTTCTCGCGGGGGGCTCCCCAGTTTGGGGGGTagaggaggagggtgaggatgaggagggagtTCGATGCTGTTCTGGCGCTGCTGGAGCCCCTCCCGGCGCCGCCAGCTCTGCGCGGGACGGTGAGGAAGACGCTGCCTGTGCCGCAGGTGAGGAAGATGCTGCTCCGAGCCGCGGCCAGGGGTCTCCCATCAG CGGGGGCTGCCGCAGCTCCTCCCGGCACCGCTCCCGCCCGGCCGCCCTGGGCTCATCCTGGAGCCGCAGCTCCCGCATCCCAGCGCTCCTTCCCCGAACC GGcccaggtgaggaggaggaaggaggtctgagcctctctgtgccaccccagAATCATCTGGAACGAGGGGAAGCTCCTGAGCAGCTGACAAGGAACATCCAG GTTTGCCAAGGCCAGGTCCTGGCAGGAAGATCTTTTGGTTTTCCTGGtgtctggagcaggaggagcctcGTACCGCCCCGAGGCAAAGAAGGGACCTTCATCATGTCCACCAGAACCTCTCCAGG GGACACCCCGagccccccgtgtccccctgcaGTGGCGGCCGGGCGCCGGCAGAGGGCGAGAGCGGCCCGGCGGTGA
- the LOC136567701 gene encoding elongin BC and Polycomb repressive complex 2-associated protein-like isoform X2, giving the protein MMGRCPREHRGFLAGGSPVWGVEEEGEDEEGVRCCSGAAGAPPGAASSARDGEEDAACAAGEEDAAPSRGQGSPISGGCRSSSRHRSRPAALGSSWSRSSRIPALLPRTGPGEEEEGGLSLSVPPQNHLERGEAPEQLTRNIQGHPEPPVSPCSGGRAPAEGESGPAVTATPARPRR; this is encoded by the exons ATGATGGGAAGATGCCCCCGGGAGCATCGCGGCTTTCTCGCGGGGGGCTCCCCAGTTTGGGGGGTagaggaggagggtgaggatgaggagggagtTCGATGCTGTTCTGGCGCTGCTGGAGCCCCTCCCGGCGCCGCCAGCTCTGCGCGGGACGGTGAGGAAGACGCTGCCTGTGCCGCAGGTGAGGAAGATGCTGCTCCGAGCCGCGGCCAGGGGTCTCCCATCAG CGGGGGCTGCCGCAGCTCCTCCCGGCACCGCTCCCGCCCGGCCGCCCTGGGCTCATCCTGGAGCCGCAGCTCCCGCATCCCAGCGCTCCTTCCCCGAACC GGcccaggtgaggaggaggaaggaggtctgagcctctctgtgccaccccagAATCATCTGGAACGAGGGGAAGCTCCTGAGCAGCTGACAAGGAACATCCAG GGACACCCCGagccccccgtgtccccctgcaGTGGCGGCCGGGCGCCGGCAGAGGGCGAGAGCGGCCCGGCGGTGACAGCGACACCGGCACGGCCCCGGCGGTGA
- the PDLIM2 gene encoding PDZ and LIM domain protein 2 isoform X2, protein MEKRSIRERAAAAMPVTVTLPGPAPWGFRISGGRDFRKPITVSKVTEHGKAAAGDLRPGDVIVTINGESTAEMLNVEAQNKIKQSPGQLRLEVERSPVPYPSHTNGDASLEGLATRFQDTLLMPSESQSALRTLDPSLASLSASSQPLEQELTCPGLRQERRLSRQSSSQGPVLPPPPRPPSPELGAPQTPWAAPGGRRLSSPCASTCLSQGSEPAMRRLEEDSEVYKMLQENRELRAAPRQSSTFRLLQEALEDEEGGGPAGPFPSRLSAGARRPVAGVQKLHVCEKCGSSIATQAVRIQDGRYRHPSCYTCADCGLSLKMRGHFWVGDELFCEKHARLRYQGPPGAPVPRPVSPPVSPRS, encoded by the exons atggagaAGAGGAGCATAAGGGAGAG AGCCGCCGCTGCCATGccggtgacagtgacactgcccggcccggccccgtgGGGCTTCCGCATCTCCGGGGGCAGAGATTTCAGGAAGCCCATCACCGTCTCCAAG GTGACGGAGCACGGGAAGGCGGCCGCGGGTGACCTCCGGCCGGGGGATGTCATTGTCACCATCAATGGGGAGAGCACGGCTGAGATGCTCAACGTGGAGGCGCAGAACAAGATCAAGCAGAGCCCGGGGCAGCTCCGGCTGGAGGTGGAGAG GTCCCCGGTGCCATATCCCAGCCACACCAACGGGGACGCCTCGCTGGAGGGGTTGGCCACGCGTTTCCAG gacacGCTGCTGATGCCGAGTGAGAGCCAAAGTGCCCTGAGGACCCTCGACCCCAGCCTGGCATCCCTCAGTGCCAG ctcacagccCTTGGAGCAGGAGCTCACCTGTCCCGGCCTCCGCCAG gAGCGACGCCTGAGCcgccagagcagctcccaggggccCGTCCTGCCTCCCCCACCCCGGCCACCCTCACCGGAGCTCggagccccccaaaccccctgggcagcccccgGGGGGAGGCGCCTCTCGTCCCCCTGCGCCAGCACCTGCCTCAG TCAGGGCTCGGAGCCGGCCATGAGGCGCTTGGAGGAGGACTCGGAGGTTTACAAGATGCTGCAGGAGAACCGGGAGCTGCGGGCGGCCCCGCGGCAATCCAGCACCTTCCGCCTGCTCCAGGAGGCgctggaggatgaggaaggag GAGGTCCCGCAGGGCCCTTCCCCAGCCGCCTCTCGGCCGGGGCCCGCAGGCCCGTGGCCGGGGTGCAGAAGCTGCACGTCTGTGAGAAGTGCGGGAGCAGCATCGc GACACAGGCGGTGCGGATCCAGGACGGCCGCTACCGGCACCCGTCCTGCTACACCTGCGCCGACTGCGGCCTCAGCCTGAAGATGCGCGGCCACTTCTGGGTGGGGGACGAGCTGTTCTGCGAGAAACACGCCCGCCTGCGCTACCAGGGCCCCCCGGGGGCGCCCGTGCCCCGGCCCGTgtccccccccgtgtccccccgctCCTGA